GCTATGACAAGCTGTAAGTCCCCACACGCACAAGCTAAGATAATTACATCGACTATTGCCTGGTTGACAATAATGGTGAATTACGTCCCAATTTCAATGTGTGTGTGGGAGAAAGTACATTATAGaactaaaaaatatacttttcaagCCTGTAATGTTTAACAGATTCACAcaagtgcaaaaagaaaaataaacccaagagCCATTGATATAAGTAAAAGCTAGTAAAGCAAAAGATAATCTTTAAGATGAAATTTGTAACATCCGATTTGGTTTTAATTCCCTTTATTTTCATATGGCTTAcatgtaaatcttttttttttctcaattggACTTGAAATCCAGTAACAACTGTTCTTCAATATTTTAGCAATTGCAAAACCAAGTCATTAAAGACAGAGGCTCCGGATTGCCCATCATCTTTCACTAACACAGGATGACAGTTGGGGTCAGTGGCCTTCATCAGCAGGTGCCCTCCTTTGGCGAGCAGCTCTGATCCTGTGTGGAGACAATGAAGCATCCTCTTCTGCTTCAGACCCTGAAGGCTCATGATCTCCTTCCTGGGATCCTGTGTCTCCCACCAGTTCCCGCAGAAACTTGAATTTTGATAAAAAAAGGTGCCATACAAAATACCAAcctaaagaaagataaaaacattaagaataatTATTACACACAGTTATCAGTTGACAATATTCCAGTTAACTTCTGGGAGTATATTACAACacaatatgtataatataaataaatatatatgtgatttgaaatatatatatatatttacataacaaacatttactaagcatttaCTATGGACTATGAACAAGGCATAAGGATAAATCTAGATTTATAAAGGCATGGAAAAAACAGTTCTGTCTTTACAGAATTTACAATCCAAGCTTGGTGCATctacattaaaattacaatgagttTATAATAcctaagtaaaattatttattatacatattaaaatcaatttttctaacaggggaagggagggagaaagaaggaaacactgATGGGTTGCTTCTCGTATACATCTCTGCCAgtgactgaacccacaacctaggcatgtgccttgaccagaaattgaaccagctatctttcattttgcaggacaatgaccaaccaactaagccacactgatcagggctaaAATCAAAATTTTGAGAGCATTTTTCTTGAGAAGAAAGAATCCCTTTACTATTTACTTGGAAATTCATACTTTAATACTAATATTTACTAAAAGCAAATTTTCTCTTCAATAAGAACACAAAGGACATTAAATAGCAAGAATCAACTGCTCTATGGTGAAAACTTCTCATTAGGATCAAGCTACTCATAAGTTCCTAGAAAAAACAAATTCTcacagaaaattaatatattttctttaattacatGATGAAAGAATAAAGCCAGAGCGCTGGTACCTTAagttcaagattttaaaaatatagtatcttCATGTCAACATTATCAAAAAGTTTGACTAACTctccttaaaaaaattactaatcaaattttgcttatttttgcagAAGTTTACAAAATTTTACAAGGCTTTaataagagaaaacaataaaggaGCACACTGACCTGGTTGCTCTAATGTTAAGagcataaattaaataaaatcaaccaCTGTAACAAATTTTTGCACGTCAGCATGCTTTCTTTAAACTCTCTAATTTCATAGAAAAGCAATAGACCACAGCATATTCGGATAACTGgcattctattaaaataaaatccaaacaacTTTTCTAACTCCAGCATTATAATAGGCTAGGATGAATGGCCAACTTTAAGGAAGCTTCTAACTTTACTTGTTTTTTCTTACAGTCTCTGAAAAAACTAAAGTATTAATAAACTCCTTGGTACTAAAAGGCTAACTTCAGACTAATTTAACCCATTTCTCAAGTTTTTGCATTCCTTTAAGCTTTCATACTAACTGAACTATAccacaaatatacatattttggtCAACTAACTACGTGCTTGGGTAGGGCACCTAATTTTGTAAAATAGTAAGTATTTTAATGACATTCCAAACTAGCACACTCTCTCTTCACCCaaaattctttgtaaaaataGGCACAGCGTTAATGGAAAGAACACTGGAGAAGGAGTCAGGAGTCTCAGTTCTGACAGTAGATTTAAACAACTATTGTGAGGAAAAACTGAGATGGTATAGAAAAGGGCTAAGGGGTCTGGCATTTGTAAATGCTCAGCGGACATGAGCTTTGGTTGTCCCCTGGGCAGTGGGATCTACTTTGTTGttaactaactttaaaaaaaaaattaattgagatacaactcaaaaccataaaatatgcccttttaaagtgtataatacagtgggttttagtatattcacaaggttgtaAAAACCATCACCGTTTTCTAACTCTACTAGCAGTTATTCCCtatttcctccttctcccagctcctggcaaccactagtcAACTTTTctatctctatggatttgcctacaGTGAGCAACCCACATACAAGCATACTTTACTTTATTGAGCTTTGCAGAtgttacattttttacaaatttaaagcTGTGTGGCAACCCTGCACCAAGCAAGTTTATTGGTACCATTTTCTAACACCATTTGCTTACTTCATGTCTCCATGTCATATTTTGATAATTCTCGCAATATTTTAGGCTAACACTTATTATGGTGATCTGTGATGTTACTGTTGTAATTGTTTTGGGGAGTCACAAACTATGCCTATATAAGATGGCAAATCTAATCGAtaaatttgtgtgtgtttctcacTGCTCCACCAATCAGCTGTTTCCCCATCTCTGTTTTCTCAGGCCTCCCTATTTGCTGAGACACAACAATACTTAAATTAGGCCAATTAATAATTGTACAATAGCCTGTAAGTATTCAAGTGAAAGAAAGAGCAGCACATCTctctattacttttatttattgattttaataagagaggagagaaagaaaaacatgaatttgttgttcctcttattatgcagtcattggttgattcttgtatgtgccctgactggggatcaaacccacaacctgggtgtaTCAAGACAACATTCTATAACCAACTCAGCTAACCCAGCCAGTGCCACACCACTCACTTTATATCAGAAGCTAAAAGTGATTAAGCTTAATAAGGAAGACTTGTCAAAAGCCAACACAGGCCAAAAGCTATGCCTATTGTGCCAGCTAGCCAAGCTGTAAATGCAAAGAAAGAGTTCTTGAAGGAAAGTAAAAGTGCAACTCCACTGAACACACAAATAAGAAACCGTAACAGCCTTATTGCTGATATAGAGAATGTTTTAGTGGTGTGGATGGCAGATCGAACCAGACACAACATTCTCTTAGGTTGAAGCCTAAATCCAGAGCAAAGCCCTCACCTCAGTTCTATGAAGGCTAAGAGAAGTAAGCtgcagaagaaaagcagaagctAGCAGAGGCTGGTTCATGAGGTTTAAGAAAAGAAGCTATCTCCACAACATAAAAcatgaagcagcaagtgctgataTAGAAGCTGTAGCAAGTTATCCAGATCTACCTAAGCTAACTAATGACCGTGACTACACTAAACAACAGATTTCCAATGCAGACAAACAGCCTCACATTGGAAGATGATGCCATCTGGGACTTTCAGAGCTAGAAAGAAgtcaatgcctggcttcaaaggacaggctgatTCTCTTGTTATGGGCTAATGCAACTGGTGACTTTAAGTTGAAGCCAATGCGCATTTAGCATTCTAAAAATTCTATAGCTTTTAACAATATGCTAAATCTTACTCTGCCTGTGTTCTATAAATGGACAACAAAATCTGAATGATAGCACATCTGTTAACATGGTTTACTAAATATTTCAAGCCCACTGTTGAGATGG
This Phyllostomus discolor isolate MPI-MPIP mPhyDis1 chromosome 5, mPhyDis1.pri.v3, whole genome shotgun sequence DNA region includes the following protein-coding sequences:
- the SMIM13 gene encoding small integral membrane protein 13, with product MWHNVGLTLLVFVATLLIVLLLMVCGWYFVWHLFLSKFKFLRELVGDTGSQEGDHEPSGSEAEEDASLSPHRIRAARQRRAPADEGH